The DNA segment CGCCACAAATTTGCCAAGAAGCCCGTTAAAAAGCACCAAACTGAACAACTGCCAGCAGTGGGACGCCGAGTCAGAAACAACAATCCGCTACTGATCACTGTAGCTTCGACACTTAGCTTAATGAGGGAGAGTACTCCGGCTGAAACGTGTGGACCTCAGAGTAGTACAACAGGGTCAAAGCTTGGCTACAGAGAGCTCACATTAAAGGCTTTCGTCCTCCGTGGATGCTGCGTTCAGATCTTATCAGACTCGTCTGCCCTGACCGAGCTGCTCCTTTACACCGAGCAACGGATACTGACGTTTAATAGGGGAGCCCACAAAAAAACTCAATCTCCGATTACGAGGAAACGAGATTTTGAGGCTTCAATGTCAAAACACACTGCATTGGTTTAACAGTAGTCCAAGAGAATCTAAATAATATACATCCACACTAAAACGCCACAGTAATACCTGTTGCTTCACCGTTTGTTGCAAATGACTTTGGATGGGAGCGCTTCAAACTACAACGCTCGTCTGCAACTTGTGATATGACGTGAACGCAGCATTACTCCTCAGAGTAAAGCCTTTTTTGGCAGGAACTTGTGGCCCTGCAGGAAAGGTGCTTGGTAAATGCTACCCATGATAATGGCACAGGTCGGAGACAGAGACGAGACNNNNNNNNNNGCGGACCTGGAGCGACTATGTGGCGATGTGTGCCGTGGAGGGGATGGAGACAAACTCTCGCAGGATGTTCTTGGCCGTCTCCAGATTGTTCTGGGCGATCATCAGGGCTTTCTGGATGTCCTGGATGGAGTAGCCCTGGGACATCAGGCATTCAATCTCCCCGTTCAGGGCTTGGCTTCCAGGGACTGCAGGCGGCGGAGGAGGCGGCGGGGCGGAGGTGGAGGGACCAGGGAGGTCTGGCAACGCTGCAGGAAGTTCCCGGTTTACAGGCCGAGGTCGCCGGTCCGAGTTGGCTCGCCGTGGGAGAGGTTTGGGGGGACGTTCAGGGTCGACAGCTGCTGCAAACAAACCTGGAAACACACGGGTGAGTAGACAACTATCAAAGAGCGGGAAAACATTGTGTTGGAGTCAAGATTACAGAAGGGTTTGGTGTGTATTGGTCCATTTGGCTTCCAGAGCAGTGAACACAGAGTTAATGCGCACTAGTAGATTGTGAATCTATGATTTATGGAAacgcttaaaggagaattccggtcaatttcaatacgtagctctgttgtttttacatttggagGTCTGTTagtagagagaaaacaaaaccaataagtgctgtctacaccgagttatcctcctgctagagttagcacccaacaggctttaaaaagggcaagttttaaatgtgtttttaccctatgaacatgttcaaaatgtcaattAAAAAGGCCttcccatgtgcagtgattccttctgagtgaacatagtgaatctgactgctgtagatgtgaaagacaTCCATTAAAGTTCTGTTAaatcagctctgtttagttcctgATAAAGACATGTTGAATGTGCTGATTTTTTTTCGGGAATTAAGAGCTttttttggacatgtatacaacATATTCTGAATAtatgtctcaattgttttttacCTCAGTTTGTGATACAGCATCTTGCCGCTTGCAGTCAGATCTGTTCGTTGtaaacaagccaacagtttgctaGGCGGGGCGGAGAGATGCATGGCCAAAAGAAACACACCTACTTCTAAACATTATTAAGAGTTGGATATCACCAGGTTTTGTGATACGCTTAAATCTCACCATCCTGACCCTGAGGGGGTTTAAGGAATGAAGGCTGTGTTCACACCTTCAAACAAGTCAGCCAGCAGCAGGaaaccttttcaaaaaaatattttaacgGCTGCATGTACACAGCCGTTAAAATatactttttgcacattatctgttgtttgcctgtttgttggtttgctttTTTCTGTAGAAATGCTCCTGTTGTTACAAGGGAATTTCCCATtctgggataaataaagtattatctaatctaatctagagGAAAGTAATTTGCCAGGTTAACAGCTTAGTAcaattattgtcttttttggaataagggcaaaaaatgaaatattatgTGCCTGTAAACATAGTCAATGATGGCTGGCTATTAGCTTTAGCCAAAGACGGAATAACCTCTAAGATGAAACGTTCGGGTTTTTGCCTATGTAGCCAGACAGCAGGAGGCACTCCACCTTAAAACAGCAAACATAAGGACTTGTAGAAATACATACTGGTGTTTACGTCACTGTCAATGCTGAGAGTGCAAAAGGGCCCCGAGGGGCCGCTGATATCTGACAGGGTTCTTTTGGTGGGGGCGGGATGGACGACCGGTCTGGGACAGTCATAAATCTCCTCCTCCTTGGTCTCCTCCTTCGTGACCAGGGGGGCCACAGCAGCTGAATGCTGAAGGTGGTCTGGAAAAAACAAGCACCTGTAGTCAATACACAATACGCAGTTCACATAAAGAAAATAGAAACAGAAACACCTGTACAATGTATGGCATTGTAATACAACAGCCGTGAAATAAACAGTACCTCCCGTACCCATGTTCACTTTATGTACTACATCTGTATTTATTGAAGTCATTCAAGAGTTTCTCTGATTTCccaggaattattattattggtaaAACAGTATTACTGAACCAAATTCATCATTATGTGTGACCAGGAGGACACGACTTACAGTGTCATGATTGTCTAAAATATTAGAGTGCCTCTTCTTCAAAAAACTTACGTAGATTAATATTAGCAGCACCAGGGTTAGAATAGGTTTAcgaataaaactgtaaaatgttccCCTTTGTTTCCCCTTAGGACAGTGTGAATGTTACCCAGGTCAGGGGCCTGTGCCGTCTCCGAGGAGCCGGCCTGGGCCTGGATAATACACATGGACTCGTAGACTTGGGGGTCCTGAGAGTCAATGTCATCCGCCTCACTGCTGGGAAACGGAGAAATCATTTGGAGTGATATTAATAGTCATTCTTTATGTCGAGTCCTTACACAAAATCTAGTCCTCTCTCAAGAAAAAGTCCCTGGAATTAAGATTAGGAGCAATAGAAACAGAATAAAGCAAAAGGTCAATAAAACAACCCATTTTTAGGTGAAAACTGTTTATCACAGGTCTGAATATATTATGACCAATATATGAACGGATGTATGGACATTTTTAGGGATATTTCAGTGGATCTAAAACACATTCTGATGACAAGTCTTTTTAATCTTTCCAACTCAAAAATATCACTAATGGTACTAAGATTTGAATGAATCCAATGGTACTGAATTTCAAGCTGCATCAATTTTGCATACACCCAGTGTTGCCGCTGCGTGTCTCACCGTTTTTAGGCTCGCACCATAACATacagctctctttttttttaaatttcaaaagcTTTTCCATACATTCTTCCAGTAGTCTTGACTCATTACATCGAAGCAACAAGTTGAGAAACATCGCTGCCTGCTTGTCAAACATTGCATTTGTGTCATCTCCTCTAAAATTAATTACTCAAGGAGGTGAAACGCATAAGAACATATTGTGTGTTTAGGAATGGGATCTCCATGGACAAACACAACTGAGGCTCCAgagccctctggtggacagaacCAAAACCACTGCTCAGATACATCACGGCAGCAATTAGGCCGGTATTACTGCATGTACAAAATCCAGTTATGATTTCCCTTAAAAATGTGTAATATAGTCTAATCATCTCTAGTGAGTCATCAGTATCAGGTTCCTTAGATTGAAAGGTATCCGTACTAAAAGTTAACCCGATTTAGGATAATTCCAATCAACGTTTTTCCTGAAAAGTGATAAATTACATTAACTTACATTTCGTTGACATCTCAATggagtatttattttatttcttccccTTTACAATTCCCATATGTTTTGGAACTCCCACGTTACCTCTCGCAGCCCTTTTTTCTGAATCTTTCAGGACCTGGGGAGTTTTTGATACTTCCATTTCCACTGGATCGTATTGGATCCTAGGGCTGCGCAATAataggaaaatatctaattgcgattattttgactgatattgcaattcgattcacaatattggagggaatatcattctcattgaaaaatatatatacaaaaatttttaaaagattgaagtgtgatttttttgtgaggatctgtaccaaacaaatatgttttctttagtctgtaggatacgatTTGGAGACCGGGACGTCTCTGTAGCACCCCAATACTTCAttttagaatggtttgacacatattttacctttcaacaaatattgcgccccccctgcaatttggaTTTTGCgctagtccatattgcgatttcgatacaattgcgattaattgtgcagccctgttGGATACACAGCATTAAGCGGCTATAGCGTGACCTACATCATCATTTCTTATGTGCTGTTTGACAAGCAAAGAAAGGAGATTCAACACAAAGTCGTTGTACAGGTCTtgcatatgtgaaaaaaaagttggaaGCTGTGCAAAGTCTTGCTAGGTTAAACCAAAAttgttctattttattttaattgttagGCCTAAAAGTTAGACTCATAGTTCTATGGCAATTCTCAACACTTTGGCCCAAGGGCCAAATTTCTACACTGAAACACTTgataaatctttttcttttaaaaatataaacaaattccaGGACAATGGATGTCCACGGTGAGCATTTTCATCACTCCCGGTTACCTGATGTCATTGTGGTGGTTTGCCTGGGCCGGAGGCGGGGGCACCAAGGAGCCTGTTACGACCCAGGGGGCACCGGAGGCTGGGAGAGAGGTGGGACTCATGTACTCATTCTCCTCACAGTCAGACGGCGGCTTCTCCCCGCTCGACACTGCTGATGCTGGCAGAGATCTGATAATATATAGAAAACACAAAGCATGATGGGATTGTCTTGACTTTTTCCATTTGTGGTTCATAAGAAGGttctgtcatttttaaaagatctgaggtcacaaaaacacacaaaacgtAGGCGTGGAGGTTCAGTCTTGACTATACTGTGATACAAACTCACTCACTCCCAAAGCTTTCAGCTGTCTCCCCCAGCCTTCTTCAGACAAGGGCTATTGGGGAATAGCTAAGTTAGGGAATTGAGTTTAGAGTTTTTATTATCACAGTATTTGCATCCATTAGTAAACACAGACTTTAAAATGGACAAACTGATTACTTTTGATGTGGTTATACTGCATTCCATATACAAGTACTTTCTGTACTCTGCACCTAAGCATAACTTTtggaaaactgtattttttgttttgttaagaaGACGGGCaatttttgtgtatgtgcatttgTCTACTGTATTCCAGCAACGTGTAAAAGGTACTTAAAATCCAAACAGAGTAAATGTCAGTGTTAGATGCTGCACATCATGCCCTATATTGTAAAAGATCTGACTCACTTCCTCACATATTTATGGCTTAAAATGGAAACATCATATTTAACAGCTGTTGCTAGTCTGTCCAGAACAATGTGGTCACACGATGACTTAATACGAAAAATTGTAAATATACTTTTGCCCTATGGCAGCATTACTTGAGCTTGTCCTTTTACAGCCATTTGTTCTTCCTTCCTGATGTGACCAGAACTACCTATCTATTGCTCCTCCCAACAGCAGAGCGCCGTACCTTGCAGTCAGGCAGTAGATAGCATTAGTAGCTGCTTGGGGTTTGCTTCCCTCTCCACTTGTTCCATTGCTCTGAGGAGTGGAGGACAAGGCCGACAGGGCCTTGGTTGCCGGACGTGGGACCATGTAGTTGGAAGCCCAGGCGGGCTGGTCGGGGGTGGAGGGCAGGGGTCTCCTCTGGAATCTGGAGTCCTGGCCCACCAGGGAGGGGCGCTCtggggggggaggaggtggCAGCTCTCTTAGGGCTGGAGGCGGAGGTAGTGGCTTGTCTCTGTGAGTGGCTGCAATCTGCCATGGAGATAAGAGTGGATGGTGACATCGTAGACAAACATCCTTCTTTACTGATAGGGAGCTCATGTTGACTGTGTTAGTGCAGCTGTCAGTAGATTAGAGATTTGGTAAGTAGGCTTGACCATCTAAAGGCTGATTTATGGCTCTGCAGAGGCTTGGTGTGTGCATTGATCTTTTTAAAAGAATAGCAGggctggcatgtgtgtgtgcatggagagtgagtggtagagcaggtgagagagtgacagggattagcttcggagcgagtaccGACTCTAGAGGCAAAGTGGGAGAAACAAAGAGTCTCCCCTGTAATTTCTGACCACGGTcagaaatctgtagcaggaaaagttaaccctctccttgatttcttGTTGgtcatggagaaggagaacatCGGAAATGAGTAGGGGGGTTGGTGTAAGGTTGGTATCTCcaggtacatactgtatgtacgtACCTACGGCATCAATTTAACGCAGATGCATTCATCGGCCCTAACTCCCTGTTAAAACGCGGttcttctcacacacacgcttACCTTGGCTGTGGCTCCCTGAGCCTGAACGCTGTGGGAGCTGGAGGGTCTCTGCTGCAGGAGGTCCAGTCGCGGGGGCACCGGAGGCAGCTGAGACATTGGAGATGGCGGGCGCTCtacctgcaaacacacacacacacacacacacacacacacacacacacacacacacacacacacacacacacacacacacacacacacacacacacacacacacacacacacacacacacacacacacacacacacacacacacacacacacacacacacacacacacacacacacatttagagaggTTTCATGGCACAAAGCAATGAGAGTTCAGTTCCACTACTACAATCTAACTAATAGCAAAGAGAAAGTTCAACAGCAGCCAATTTCAGTCAGCAGGGACTAAGACGATCCCACATGGATTCCGGAGAATAAATCTGTGCGTCTGTCCTGACATTTATACCTTTTGTATGTGATCCTCTTACCTTTGTGCAGGCCAGCCTGCTCATGAGAAGGTGGTCCTCCAGGCGATCGTCGTCTTCCTCGTCATTGGCGGCAGCTTCTGCTCTGCTGGACCCCTGGAAACCGGCAAAGGAAGCCACGCTGGCCTTCGGGTGGAAGGGGTCCACCACGATGGGCTCCGTGCCTTTAATTTCACAGCGGCAAAAGGGGCAGCCTTGACCCTCCGACTCctgatacatacacacagaaagcaACGTTTAAATGTGAGGGGCCTTTGTCAGACATGAGACACTTTATTTTTGCTCCAACACTAACTACAGCTGTACGTGTCTCTCTAACAGCGGGAGAGCCCAAAGGGAGGAACAGGGAACTTTCAAACTACCAAtaagtaggggtgggaaaaataattgattcttagatgcatcgcgaTTCTCTGTAGAACAAATCAATGCTAAGTTAATATGATaagttattaattaattattgaaaatgtactgtctccagacatgtacaagagtgactgaaagaggataggataatggacaacaacgtAGAGTTATGcaaaagtgcagaaaaaaacacaaaaatacgttttgtgtacacatacacattatctaataagacacataaaataattaggcagaACACAAAGGctgatctactttatcacattacatcagaccacctcatgtttcatgttctaagaagccgattctccacctttaaacatgactgagcctctgataTAGAAGATCACTGTGAGAGGAGgcgactttcacaagcatgttaaAGGCTTAaccatggaatgactacaaaataaaaacctcaggaaacaaacatttaattaaaacttgtgtgacacatactgtgtgtgtcaaaaattatttaaaaatggttGCATCGAGATGCATCAATAATTGGTTCAGAATTAAATCGTTGGCCTCTTAATAGGAAGTGAAGAAGTGAAGGGCATATTGACCACGTAACAACTACTGAAAGGGCTGAATCTCACCAACAGCAGCTTTACATTGAAAAACGTTGAtcttaagaaaagaaaagtaaaatagttttaatttttgGATTAGTAAGTGAGAATGCCATTTCTGTTATGACACTAAGAGTAACAGAGTTGCGCACCAATGCTTTTACTTATGTTTGCCGTGCATAGTCTGTTACAGCTAACACTGGTCAGGTGATTCGTTTCCTCCAGGATCACAGGTGTAAGGGGCGTGGCCCTGAGAACAAAGGGAAgataataggctcgttcgagatgaactgcgcctcgcctgtaaagtggacgagagcatcTGCAGCGCGGGGGGCGGGACAAAAAGCTGTGGTAaggtcggacagtttccagccgatccaccgccttcaggctggacaggaagttgatgaaaacactgtggtgcgattcgatttaataaaattaaccagacccacataccagctggtacacagtctccattgttttaattatgacagagtagctggcaaagtgctctacatgcatctgttgctgattttataaaaacacactgtagatgatacgtgatctgatcagatttagtctctctgacttctaaacgtctctatcagccacacagCAGGTGTTCTGACAGAATAAGTCTTAATCAGACAAGAGCaattaaaatcgctccgattcaaaaacgatgaaaaagtttataaaacgtcatcatgttgtaaaccaatcaggtgttaatcagctgagaagccggcgtttccagcatgctctgggtccgcctggctcttgcagtcggtgaaaagccgCCGCCTGCGCTCAAACTGCGACCGCCTTGCTCttgtgagatttccgttgcccacgtgtgcatgacgtcagagcagtcgggatcaagtcggacacaaaatctaaccggcatgcaacggcgccgatcgccggtgatcgattctgcgcaacctggctcatctcgaacgagcctaattgtttggggtggggggggaaagggAAACGCTTTTGGAGGTAGACGGAGAAGTTATGTAGCCTTCAGTCGAACGAAAAAACTATTTAGCTCCTTTTGATTTTACCTCGTCCGTGTGATGTGACAAGGAATTCAGCCTGTTGAGGACAAAATTATTGAGCAGAGGACTGAA comes from the Etheostoma spectabile isolate EspeVRDwgs_2016 chromosome 13, UIUC_Espe_1.0, whole genome shotgun sequence genome and includes:
- the LOC116700199 gene encoding E3 ubiquitin-protein ligase CBL isoform X1; this encodes MALKSTIDLTCNDYISVFEFDIFTRLFQPWSSLLRNWNSLAVTHPGYMAFLTYDEVKARLHRFIHKPGSYIFRLSCTRLGQWAIGYVTADGNILQTIPHNKPLFQALIDGYREGFYLFPDGRTQNPDLTGLCEPSPQDHIKVTQEQYELYCEMGSTFQLCKICAENDKDVKIEPCRHLMCTSCLTAWQESEGQGCPFCRCEIKGTEPIVVDPFHPKASVASFAGFQGSSRAEAAANDEEDDDRLEDHLLMSRLACTKVERPPSPMSQLPPVPPRLDLLQQRPSSSHSVQAQGATAKIAATHRDKPLPPPPALRELPPPPPPERPSLVGQDSRFQRRPLPSTPDQPAWASNYMVPRPATKALSALSSTPQSNGTSGEGSKPQAATNAIYCLTARSLPASAVSSGEKPPSDCEENEYMSPTSLPASGAPWVVTGSLVPPPPAQANHHNDISSEADDIDSQDPQVYESMCIIQAQAGSSETAQAPDLDHLQHSAAVAPLVTKEETKEEEIYDCPRPVVHPAPTKRTLSDISGPSGPFCTLSIDSDVNTSLFAAAVDPERPPKPLPRRANSDRRPRPVNRELPAALPDLPGPSTSAPPPPPPPAVPGSQALNGEIECLMSQGYSIQDIQKALMIAQNNLETAKNILREFVSIPSTAHIAT
- the LOC116700199 gene encoding E3 ubiquitin-protein ligase CBL isoform X2 translates to MALKSTIDLTCNDYISVFEFDIFTRLFQPWSSLLRNWNSLAVTHPGYMAFLTYDEVKARLHRFIHKPGSYIFRLSCTRLGQWAIGYVTADGNILQTIPHNKPLFQALIDGYREGFYLFPDGRTQNPDLTGLCEPSPQDHIKVTQEQYELYCEMGSTFQLCKICAENDKDVKIEPCRHLMCTSCLTAWQESEGQGCPFCRCEIKGTEPIVVDPFHPKASVASFAGFQGSSRAEAAANDEEDDDRLEDHLLMSRLACTKVERPPSPMSQLPPVPPRLDLLQQRPSSSHSVQAQGATAKIAATHRDKPLPPPPALRELPPPPPPERPSLVGQDSRFQRRPLPSTPDQPAWASNYMVPRPATKALSALSSTPQSNGTSGEGSKPQAATNAIYCLTARSLPASAVSSGEKPPSDCEENEYMSPTSLPASGAPWVVTGSLVPPPPAQANHHNDISEADDIDSQDPQVYESMCIIQAQAGSSETAQAPDLDHLQHSAAVAPLVTKEETKEEEIYDCPRPVVHPAPTKRTLSDISGPSGPFCTLSIDSDVNTSLFAAAVDPERPPKPLPRRANSDRRPRPVNRELPAALPDLPGPSTSAPPPPPPPAVPGSQALNGEIECLMSQGYSIQDIQKALMIAQNNLETAKNILREFVSIPSTAHIAT